AAGAACAACTATGATAATTGGAGTATCAAGATGAAGGCGCTACTAGGATCTCAAGATGTGTGGGATGTCGTTGAGAAAGGCTTCAAGGAGCAAGATGAAGCCTCACTAAGTCAAGGTGCAAAAGATACATTGAAGGAGTCAAGAAAGAGAGACATTAAAGCTCTCTTCCTCATTTATCAATCGGTGGATGAAGATACTTTTGAGAAGATATCCAACGCAACGACGGCCAAAGAAACATGGGACAAGCTTCAAACTTGCAACAAAGGAGTTGAGCAGATAAAAAAGTTTTGTCTTCAAACTCTTAGAGGTGACTTTGAACGTTTGTTTATGGAGGAGTCCGAGTCAATTTCGGATTATTTTTCTCGAGTATTAGCTGTAGTCAATCAACTTAAAAGAgatggtgaagatgttgatgatgtGAAAGTCATGGAGAAAATACTTCGCACTTTAAATCCAAGTTTTGACTTCATTGTtaccaacattgaagaaaacaagGATTTAAAAACCATGACCATTGAGCAACTCATGGGTTCCTTACAAgcatatgaagaaaaataaaagagaagaacTAAAAAAAAGGAGGCTATAGAGAAACTACTACAACTCAACATAAAGGAAGCAAACTATGTAAACTACAAGAGCCAAAGAGGATGAGGTCGTGGCCAAGATCGTGGACGTGGACGAGGACTTGGAGGAGAAGGAAGAGGAGGTTACAACAACTACTCTAACAACTTCAACAATGGAGAAAGAAGTTGGAATCCACAAGCGACAAGAGGTCGTTGAAGAGGAAATTCTTGGTCGACGTACGAAAAATCACAAATTAAGTGCTTCAACTGCAACAAGATTGGTCACCATGCATCCGAGTGTAGATTCTCGAAGAAGGTTGAAGAGAAAGCTAACTTTGTAAAAGAAAAAGGTGAAGAAGAAGAAACTTTGCTACTCGCATGTCAAAACcaagttgaagagaaaagaaacaaatGGTACCTCGACACTGGTGCAAGCAACCACATTTGCGGCGATCGAAGCATGTTCGTAGAGATCAATGAAGCGGCAACTGGCGATGTCTCATTTGGAGATAACTCGAAGATACCAGTCAAAGGCAAAGGTAAAATCTCATACGCTTGAAGAATGGTAGTCATCAATTCATATCCAATGTCTACTATGTGCCTAACATGAAGAATAATATTTTGAGCTTGGGACAATTATTAGAGAAAGGCTATGACATCCACTTGAAAGAACATAGTCTTTTCTTAAGAGATTCTAGACATAACTAGATTGCTAAGGTGCCTATGTCAAAGAATAGAATGTTCCTTTTGaacattcaaaatgatgtggCAAAATGTCTCAAGGCGTGCTATACCGACTCTTCATGGCTATGGAATCTACGATTTGGGCATCTCAACTTCGATGGTCTAGAATATTTGGCAAAGAAGGAGATTGTGAGAGGCTTGCCTAGCATCAACCACCCACACCAACTCTGCAAAGGATGTCTAATTGGGAAGCAATTCCGAAAAAGCTTTCCAAAGGAATCAACATCAAGAGCCACAAAGCCGCTAGAGCTCATACACACCGATGTTTGTGGACCAATCAAACCCAACTCTTTTGGTAAGAGTAAGTACTTTCTCCtctttattgatgattattccagaaaaacaTGGGTTTACTTCTTAAAGGAGAAGTCAGAAgtgtttgaaaattttaagaaGTTCAAAGCCCTTGTGGAGAAAGAAAGTGGTCTTTTCATTAAGGCCATGAGATCTGATCGAGGAGGAGAGTTCACTTCAAATGAGTTCAATAAATATTGTGAAGACCATGGAATCCATCGTCCACTGACTGTGCCAAGATCGCCATAACAAAATGGAGTAGCAGAAAGAAAGAACCGAACCATACTTAACATGGTGCGAAGCATGCTCAAGAGCAAGAAGATGCCGAAGGAGTTTTGGGCCGAAGCAGTGGCATGTGCAGTTTACTTGACAAATCGCTCCCCAACAAGAAGTGTGCACGAGAAGACACCACAAGAAGCATGGAGTGGAAGGAAGCATGGGATCTCTCACCTTAAAGTGTTTGGAAGTATTGCCTATATCCATGTTCCAgacgaaagaagaacaaagctcgATGATAAAAGTGAGAAATATGTGTTCGTAGGTTACGACTCAAGTTCCAAAGGATACAAGCTTTATAATCCAAATAGTGGAAAGATCGTCATAAGCCACGACGTGGAGTTCGATGAAGAAGATTGTTGGGATTGGAGTGTTCAAGAAGAAAGGTATGATTTTCTTCCTTACttttaagaagaagaagaagaaagtgaaCAACCAATGATAGAGGAACATCTTACACCACCGACCTCACCGACACAAAGGTTGGAAGAAACAAGCTCAAGTGAGAGGACACCGCAACTAAGGAGCATTGAAGAGCTTTATGAGGTAACCGAAAACCTAAACGACATTAACCTCTTTTGTCTTTTTGGTGATTGTGAGCCTCTAAGATACCAAGAAGCGGCGGAAAACATAAAGTGGAGAGATGCCATGGACGAAGAAATCAAGTCAATCACGAAGAATGATACGTGGGAGCTTACTACACTTCCACGAGGACACAAAGCAATCGGAGTAAGATGGGTGTACAAGGCAAAGAAGAATGCAAAAGGAGACGTGGAGAGAtataaagcaagattggtggcgaaAGGATATAGTCAAAGACAAGGAATTGACTATGATGAGGTATTTGCTCCCGTTGCTCGTCTTGAAACTATTAGACTGATCATTTCTTTGGCAGCCCAAAATAAATGGAAGATCTATCAAATGGGTGTGAAGTCGGCCTTCTTGAATGGTTTCCTCGAAGAAGAAGTTTATATCGAGCAACCATTGGGCTATAAAGTAAATGGGCAAGAAGAAAAAGTCTTGAAGTTGAAGAAGGCATTGTATGGTCTCAAGAAAGCACCAAGAGCTTGGAATGTTCGAATCGACAAGTACTTTCAAGACAAGAACTTCGTTAAGTGTCCATATGAGCATGCACTTTATATCAAAACGCAAAATGGAGATATTTTGATTGTATGCTTGTATGTAGATAACTTGATTTTCACAGGGAACAAATCAAGCATGTTTGAAGAGTTCAAGAAAGACATGTCAAATGAATTTGAGATGACAGATATGGGGCTCATGGCATATTATCTCGGCATCAAAGTAAAGCAAGGAGACAAAGGAATTTTCATAACCCAAGAAGGTTATGCCAAAGAAGTACTTAAGAAATTCAAGATGGATGACGTCAATCCAGTTGGCACTCCGATGGAATGTGGAAGCGAGTTGAGCAAGCATGAAGCTAAGGAGAATGTTTGGAGCCACAAATCAAGTTTAAGGGGGGATGTTGAAATATTAAACTTGATTTGGGCCTctttattatttggtattttgggcTTAGTTATTTTGGGCTTAGTTATTTTGGGCTTAGATAATTTTGGTTAGTGTTTCTAGAGAATTCTTATAGTGTTTGGAATGTCTAGATATTTCTTATAGTTGTAAAattctctagaatactctttgaatctctagagttgagaactctctagaattagtgtgtctagagttctccttagagtagtataaatagagatgtaatcCTACACATTTGCATCAAGAAAAAATACAAAGTTCTCTCTTCCATAAAGAATTCTCCTACCTATCAAATTTCTATTCAAGCCTCCAATATTTCGAAACACTTGTCCTACACACAAAAATAACCTTAATTCCAACAAACTTGACTGCGTTTCTTGAAAAGTATACAGATAACTTGTTTTTAACTAAAGGTCACATTCAATATTTTGGCTTATACTAGTATTCCTGTCATTTTTTTATCAGAATATACCCCAGCAACTACAGAGTCACAAAGCTGCACCATCCTGCATACCTCTAATGAGATTAGCTAGCTTAGCTTCATTAAAACACTTCATTCCCATGATTCTTTCTGCATATATCCTATACTTGGGGACCGATAATAGGTTTGTTCTTGAAATTAACTTGAATACTAGTATATAATATCTCCATTTGGGAGAACAAGCCCATAATCATCTTAGAATGTAGCAGGACCATTTGGTTCTCATTACTAACTTACAGTAGAAAAAGAATATATTCATGATCATTTTTTAAGGTGTAAATTAGATATTCTCCCATAGTAAATGTAGAAATTAATTTCTAAATAATGTAGGTCTAAAATGTGATTTTCATGATTGTATTTACATTCAAGACTACGGATTAACCTAAAAAAGAACATAATTATCTTTTTGCATATTAAGGGATTCAAACCCAACCCCTTTGATTAAAACATCATTGTCCATTACCTACCTTTGTTTACATAtgcattaaaatttatatatttaaaaatagatGTTTAAAGATGTTTAAAATTGAATAGTTACTAGTCAAATACTTTAATTTCTAATGTTAGTCAAGAGTTTTGGAGCTGCATCATTGATTTAAAACCTTTTATTATGAAACCAAGTGAATAAAATGCGTTAAGAGAAACCCATAATTAGGAATCTGTtgtgaaattaaccaaaacaatatagagatgaaaaaGAGATGAACGAGAGAAAGAGAAGataaaaagtaatattgtattatcatcttctttcaagtgtcATTTACATTGCAATgtgagtctctatttataggacctaAGGGAGATGGAAAATCACACATTAaatatggaataggaagatgaaaaataagaagaaggatggacatccactaatataaatattcataacaccccccttggatgtccattgaggatatacctcattaaaaccttactagaaaaaaaccaatggaaaaaaatctagtgaaggaaaaagagtacaatatcctttgaatgtgaactACCTCGTTAAAGATCTTACCAgaaaaacccagtgggacaaaaccatggtgaaggaaaaacgagtgcataaaatatttatttctccccctcatgcatacatttatatgtgagacgatattatttgtagtagttacttaaaatgtcttcttcgaagtgacttcatgtagtgctaatagttatgtgagattttatgaagttgttgccatgatttgtttcatatatctccatgaaatggttgtaccatcacatgtaaacaaaaaACCTCTTtatgatctaccattgtgagaatctgacaagtaacctgcatctctaagataacgaagtatatgtttgaccgctttccaatttcttcgtgtaggtgaataattctatcttacttataggttgaccgcaaatgatatatcataatgtgtataattagcaaggtgcattagtactccaattgcactgagatatggtacttcaggaccaagcaattttcatctttttctcgaggcctaaaaagataTTTCTCCAtgtctaatgatctaacaaccatattggagtaggCAACATGTGACATTCTATATAGAAtaatttcaacacttttctatatagccttcatgatttcagctgttcatttgaacttcttgttcatgatttcagctgcttattccctcccttaatattgggaaaattaattatcaaaatcaagtttttgattattttctcaaattatatcctcaaaattgagattcatattaattatatttttccaatattctttcatgactcatcttaatgtattatattggagcaattggaatatacacaacacatccaaatgttcacttagatgagaagtattagaataaattagggaggactaagatatagtatcttgctggcttaatgcgaataaatatcttaatatcatactttgggtgtttcaaatatatattttagaattgatgatctcataagtatcaaccatataattaactttagacgtctaaagaatggatcttcgggtccattttctttttatgaacatatattacatgatattcaatatcaattttaataatatatgtgattcttatacaggaatttctaaataaaaaatccagaaaacaagatcttagtctaattagttgagaaaaaaatttcataaactTCTGTTTGtaagtagagacatatgcatgatattttagtcgatgcaacaattaatgtcataaaaacgcaatttctcgaatttttattttcctttagaaacacacaaaaattgactggattcaagaaacttctggttcttcaatacaaattattcgcattaTATTATATCTGAGATGACCCGACcagttttaccaacgacacatttaagtgtaatttgtaaactactggtttacaatgataTGTGCTTAAATTTTActgatataagtgtagtacaagcccgaggaaaaagccgatagcttttctattatacattttatgtgcaAATTCATTGgcgtaatacaaagatattcaatacctccaatataattcatgtgaattatctatgacaaaaatatttggcaagacataaagagaacacacaaaaagaaaatataaaggattAAAGCTCATTCGAATCTCGACTCTATCAAAATATGAGCTTACTTTCGTGTGTCTTTAAGATGGACTAACAAATGTCATCCATACACTatacttgtaaaaagaaaagaatagtataattaagatttatatgagaaatctaaacactattataacaactttaaaatatctagcaactttagactattgatatattatttaatagattgcaatgttttaattctcttgttaaaatattaatatttagaaataatatgAACAAAGAAATTGTATCAGCAAGACTTTGTTTAATATGAGGTATTACAATTGAGTATATAAATTAAACACCGATCATCCTAATTTTGGAGCATCAAGAACTAAATCTAATTTGTGTAATGATTGACAATATATTCAAAACCAATATGATAGTATTCcatgattaataattttaatcatacacacccatatgaacatattatcatataattatcaaaattatacaaaaaatcatATCATCACTattatatcatcatataattatgttgttttactatccttcagggatgcttgataagaTCTTcagtaactatataaataatttgttataaataatgATCGAAAACATATAACCATCCAGCTgagatgcgttaaaattatttgtgttattcttctggaatgacaatctttttatgagcatattataaattataaatttttagatcgatacaacaaaaatttataaaatcctttagggatattttaatattactctTGCAATATTTTTGGGATGCATGAAGATCACAGTTAATATTATCCTGAGAGCTTCGTTTTACTTAGAAAATTACAATATTTGCAATCCTTCATAGATGCATACCATTAAATTATGAAAGAAAATTGGatcatttttatgaaattttatttttcaaaaatgtaGGTTACAAATCTTTAGAtcatcaataaaagaaaaattaaatttctTTGTGAAATTCTTCTGGGATACTTCACTATTATTGATTCAATCATTTTAGAACTCGATAATATTATTGAAGCAatcattttgttaatttttaacataattgatgcaatccttctaggattcaataatattatagatgcggccttttaaaggtgattgaacgATGAATTCTTTTAGAATTCATCATTTATTGATAAATACAAtaatcgattaaactcaatctttgaacaataatttggagatagtttaatattaatctttagttctacaaatatcacatcacaaactatttccataaacaacggtcaagaaaaattattctttgtgcaatccttcagggatgcttgaatattaaattaacattttatgtgttaaaattcaattccgggcaaacatatagaaatgctttaatgttaaattcttccgAAATTTAACAAGAATGATCCAAGAAATCTAATATTTGTGTACAAGGTAAATCAgtttctctacaaaatatataaaaaataaacatatttatatgaagaaaaaaatagttacaaaatcattaattatattatattggttcaaatatagTAAGATTAGAAAAATAACGCAGATCCTGGCTATATCATCACTcgcgttgtagagtatcgtgctgatGACGTGTTGGGAAATTAACccaaacaatatagagatgaaagaGAGATGaacgagagaaagagaagagaaaaagtaatattgtattatcatcttctttcaatTGTCATTTTCACTGCAATgtgagtctctatttataggacctaAGGGAGAtggaaaatcacacatattaaatatggaataggaagatgaaaaacaagaagaaaaaaggacatccattattataaatattcgtaacagaatccaagaaaaaaaatagtaGCAGAAACTTAGAATTAAGGACCtaaataacatatatatatatatatatatatatatatatatatatatatatatatatatataaactaataCAAAAAACACACCAACTCAATACTACAAAAAGACACATCTAACGTCAGACACAAAATACATTTAACCTCGGCTAAGGAGGCGAGAtaacgaagggcgtcatgaaaGGCTACCACTTAAACCCTCAGTTTTTAAATAGTCGCGGGTAACGTTATTTCACATCGGTTCGTACCTGGcatctataattttttatttttagaactgGATGGAGCACCCAATATTAACTCTCGATGTTGTATAGAACTGAGGTAATAGCTCAGTGTTATTACCTCGATTTTTGGTGAAAATCGAGAGGAAAAGTTTTTCTTAGTACTACTGTATGCACATGTATTACAGAACCATATTTTGTAGATTCCTGAAACAAAAACATTGTATATTTTGTCAATTTCTCAATCTAAAACATTGTACCGCAAATATTCATTATTTACACCAGACGCAAACCCAAAATGCCACAAGCTTTAAAATTTTAcaacaaaactaaaacaaattatTAACCAACAAAAGCAATAACCAATTTAGAAAGTTGTAGGTTGTCCAATAGGATTCGTCACTGGTCGTTAAGCACCTATAATTGGAAGAACATTTGAAACCAATTAGGATAATCAACAAGAACACTTAATTTTATATTACAATGACTAAAAGAGtagaataaataattataaattactaAGAGATATAAAACATTTACTTACTAGTTTTCCCATATCCCCACTTCGTGATTACGGCAAATAGCATGCACATCATCtgaatcatttttttcaaatgattGTCGTACATGTGTTGCTAAACAAGGCGGCGTCTCACagttcaaatttttattttcatcattacGATCATGAAGATGTTTTCCTTGAAGAACAATCAACCATCTAGTTTTAGCAAGATCAGTGACATAAAAAACTAGTTTTTCTTGGTTTGTCATGATGAATGGATCGCTCTTATAAGTTTCCTTTGAAGTTTAACCCGTGTGAATCCTAAATCATTGGTTTCTACACCAATGTTAATGTCAATCCATTTGCAGTTCAATCAAAGCACTTTAAAATCAACATAGTCAATCTCCAAAATCTCCTCAATGACTCCAAAGTACGCTTAGATGCTAGTATAAGAGCCTTGTCTTTGGAACTAGAAAACTACATGACTTCAGCCTCACCTATAAttccactattttgcatagtgcTACAATCATCCATATATTTTGTATTGAATGAATATTTAGAAATGTCGTAGCACTCAAGTAATTACATTAAACTTAGGCACTCAAGTTAAGAAAATTTTGTCATGCTCTGTTAATAACCATCTTTCATTCATCTAGGGGAATTTTTTCTTTAGAAGGCTTTTGTGAGAGGTCAAGTAAGGTTGAACTTCACTAAggttattcaatatatacaaatatgCTTGAAGGACTGCATCTCGTAACAAGAGTCAGGAATTCCTATAGAGTTTGCTTCTAACAAATAGTTTATACAAAATTCAATAGCTTATTCTGTGATGTACCTTTCATCAATCGAAGCTTCCAGATGATGATGATTCTTTATATACCCTTTAAAAATCTTCATGTATATCTCTACCAGATACATCCATCATAAATAATATTGACCAAAAACTCTAATCACCCTTACTATATGAACAACTTAATGAACCATAATGTCAAAGAATGATAAAGGGGAAAACATCTCTATTTGGCCTAAGATAATTGTAGCTTTATGTTCTAAGTCGTCTAAATTTCCAAGATCAATAACTTTACTACATATAGCATTGAAGAAAAATCACAATATGGTTATAGTTACCCTTACATTTCTTGGTTAAATGCCACGGATAGCCACTGGTAGAAGTTATTGCATCAAGAGATGACAACCATGAGATTTTAAGTCAACTAACTTGAAATCATTCATTAACACAAGTTTCTTCATATTTGTTGAGTACCCTTGGGGAACTTTGATACCTTGCAAATATTCGcaaaaaattcttttcttttttaaccaGGGCATGACCTGCTGGGGGAAAATAAGTTCTATTTCCAATTTCTTTTGGGACTAACTCTTGCATTATACCCACTAAAACCATATCTTTGTAAGATTTCTTATCGTTTTTCTTGCCTTTAATGTTGAGAAGTGTTTCAATCAAAATATCGCATACATTTTCTCCGCATGTATCACATCAAGACAATGTCTTACATCTAGACTAGACTAGTATGGAAGATCAAAAAACACCGACCTCTTTTTCCGAAAAAATTCTCTACGGGccttttttgtttctttccaaagaaaatattaatgtgttgttttattttataaacttcCTTCCCAATTAAGGGTTTTGGAGCGATACCAAACTCATGCTCTCCATTAAAAGCCTTTCGCAATCTATGGTATGGATGATTAGGTTTTAGAAACTTTTTTGATGTCCAAGATAAAttgtcttttttaatttttgtaattgGTGGTGACATGTATCAAATTCACATATAGGAAACGTTTTGATGGGTATTTGATGGGTATTGTTGGCTTGTTGGCTATCTTACCACTTCTAAGGTTCATGCAACACTCACACAGATTTTACTCAAAAGATAAATAACAAAAGACAAATGTTTACAAGAAAGCTATAGACTTTTTTTTATAACTTTGACACgatcccactgggcgtgccaatttgtttatagTGATTTCtcataaacaaccgctagtcttccaaattgaatattttggtaacttacaggatcaactagattgatcctaggacatgtgtctaagTTTTATTATTTGTATAGTTGGATTCATATTCTTAATGTTACTTCATTTTTACGAAGGTAATGAGAATTCTCTAAATATTATGACTAACTAAAAATGTAGATAAAGATGACTTCGACTACGAATTCTTAAATGACTGGAATTTAAAAGTTCAAACTGAAAACTTAAAGGAAAGTAAAAAAGCGTGTGAAATGACTCTGAAGGTAAAGACTACTTCGACTGGAAAAGTAAAGGAAATCAAAAGGTATATAAAGAAACTTCGTATTGATAAAGTAAAATAACTTTGAAAGATAATGATGGTGTTTCATATACGTACATTCTCAGCAAAAATTGTTTCTCTACGCTGGTACTTTGATTGTATTTGAGTGATTTTTGTAAAAAATGAACActctgaatcctaacattaagaactctatttatactaattcaacCCTAACGGTCTTTCTACATAAATATGCCACGTTCGATGCATGCGTGTGCTTTGATTCTTTGAGATTTCCATGTGTCCTTCTGGCCAAAACAAATTAGTTTGAATTTCAAACCTTCTCGCTCGAACCTTTCAAGCGCAACAAACGTGACTGTCGAAGAGTATTTTTTTCAAATGTCCTGAAATATTCTAAGTCTTTTATTTCTTCGAATTTGAAGGCATTAGTTTGGACTTCACTTCGATATGgtaaaaatattctttataaagaACTCATAATGACCTTACAAAGCCACATCTCCTGCTTCTCTTCGAAACATAATATTTTGAAACCATAGTTTTGCTTCTCGAAATCTACagctaataaaattatatattaaaccaGACCCTCCAAATTTATTCTTTATTCATTTGACATGCGTATTTCATTTGTGACACATCATCTCATAATCCTATGTGTCATCTTCCCaaactcatttttatttttcaaaaggaCAAATGTAATTTATTACCATTAAAGGTCACGAGTTTGAACcctcaaataaattttttacaattctattaataaaaattaaaataattaatgaaaaaaCAATTACGTTAATAGAAACTAGCATTCTCAATCCTTTATTCATGAGATAATTAAAGTTTGAGAAGAAAGACATACTTTTCTGAAGTTATTGAAAGATTTatttgataataattttaaaaataaaaatgcacatttaaaaacttaaaatcaaatatttaaataaaatataagtacCAAAAAGACATTAGAATAAATAAAAcactttataataatataaatttgcaAAACTAAATTGCGGATGTCACTCTCAATAATATgtatttttctttcaaataaaatgtaaaattttatatgtgattaattttatcattgtcaCAATTATGATTCAAAATACATTATTGTAATATAAATTTAGGATTCATCTtttgtaaaataaatttttaacatatttaaaattcaataaaaaacaaataaactaatTTACAACGTAACCGCGCATCGCGCAGGTCTTAGTCtagttatatatattaaaatagactcCAACATCTTATACACATAGTTCTTTTTTGCCACGTCAAATATATTCTTATGTGACACCTCTAAAAATTCGTCTTCACTTTCCAGAAAGTATTTCCCTATTAGATGTCATGGGTTCAACACTCGTAACTACTAAAATCTCTTAATTTAACACCTAATTACTAATAac
The Vicia villosa cultivar HV-30 ecotype Madison, WI linkage group LG6, Vvil1.0, whole genome shotgun sequence genome window above contains:
- the LOC131614109 gene encoding uncharacterized protein LOC131614109, which produces MANGGFPFQMPMLTKNNYDNWSIKMKALLGSQDVWDVVEKGFKEQDEASLSQGAKDTLKESRKRDIKALFLIYQSVDEDTFEKISNATTAKETWDKLQTCNKGVEQIKKFCLQTLRGDFERLFMEESESISDYFSRVLAVVNQLKRDGEDVDDVKVMEKILRTLNPSFDFIVTNIEENKDLKTMTIEQLMGSLQAYEEK